The nucleotide window ACTCACGAGAGTTAGCCTTTGATTTGAAAATTCCTCTAGAACTTCCTGAGTATGCTTTACAAATGGCCCTATTAGCTCAGGAAACGGGGATAGATGGGGCGGTTTGTTCCCCTCAAGAGGTTAGCCAACTCAGACAAGTTTGTGGCAGTGATTTTCTGCTGGTTTGTCCTGGGGTGCGTCCAACTTGGGCCGAAGCCGGAGATCAACGTCGGGTGATGACTCCTGTCTCTGCAATTAAAGCCGGAGCGGATTATTTGGTGATCGGTCGTCCAATTACAACAGCGTCAAATCCTGTAGAAGCATGGGAAAAAGTGTGTCAAGAATTAGCAGAGGTCTAAGTCACGGATTAATGGTAGGATTGTTGCTCCTGATGGGGGAGGGTCAAGGGTCGATCGCTACTAATTTACCTCAAAAAGACCCTCAAGGAGAGTCCGCTAATCAACCGGCTTCTCGTTGTCCTGCGGATATAAAAACATTAACGGATTCATTACTTAAAGACCTCCCTAGCTATAGTAATCGAGTCATGCAGCGAGTCAGACACATTAATAAAAATTTGCCCTATAGCTATGTTATTGTAGCGGGAAGACCTGAATTTGAACCTTTACCGTTGAGTGCTGGGTTTAGTCAGTATAATTCTCAGTTTCCCAATACGACCGAGCAAATTTTTTTTACTACCTTAGAGAGACGATATAGTCATAATAAAGCAGTGCAAATGCAGCTTTATCATTGGTTGTTTTTAGTTCCAACGGATCAGGGTTGGCAATTACTGACTATGTTTACTCGTATCGGCCCTCCTATCACTTCTGAAAAACCGCCTCTTCCTCCAAAAGAAACCTCTGAGGGGATAACTGGTCAAGCGGTTAGTCTGTGGTTAAGAGATCATTGTCAGCTTAATGAGTGATCGTTTTTTGGATCAGTTTTCGGTTAGTTTGGAGTCGATTTTCTAGATTGTAGGCATAGGCTAAAAATTTTTCGTCTATGTATTCTTTGATGCTTTGCTCTAGATGTTTATGATACTGTTGCAGAATTTGATTAACTTGTTCTTCTAAAGAAGGTTCGTCAACCGTTTCAGCCTCATGATTAGCTAAATATTCTTCGATCGCATCTAAAATAACTTGAGAACGATTGGGATGTTTACCTCGGCGACGAGAAGGATATAAGTTTTGTGCTAAATTATCAAGACGTTCTAGGGTTTCGGCAGGAATACGAATAGACACAAGTGGAGAATTAGGCATTTGGGGTCATTCCTTCCAAAGCTATATATTACATTGTATAACAAAAATCCCATTAACTGTAGAACACTGTATAATGAAAAGAGTCCTTAAAAAGGTAATTTCGACTCTAAATCCTACCAGAGTCTATG belongs to Gloeothece citriformis PCC 7424 and includes:
- a CDS encoding ribbon-helix-helix domain-containing protein, with amino-acid sequence MPNSPLVSIRIPAETLERLDNLAQNLYPSRRRGKHPNRSQVILDAIEEYLANHEAETVDEPSLEEQVNQILQQYHKHLEQSIKEYIDEKFLAYAYNLENRLQTNRKLIQKTITH